The proteins below are encoded in one region of Flavobacterium nackdongense:
- a CDS encoding NifU family protein, producing the protein MSKITIKETQNPSILKFEFEDFITNNESFEFKNIDETKNSPLAQQLFYLPFVKTVYISGNFIAIEKFSIVEWEDVKDAVAEQIEKFVADGGVIVTPSENKTQKQPITVYGETTPNPSALKFVVSRMLTKSAVEFKNIDQTEASPLAKELFKFPYVKELFIDENYISVTKYDINNWDEITLELRTFIKQYIENGGTVLDESLIVAKAEQEKVKNQEFDHLDVTSQQIINILEEYVKPAVQADGGNIAFESYDETDKIVKVVLQGACSGCPSSTFTLKSGIENMLKSMLNDEEIKVEAVNG; encoded by the coding sequence ATGTCAAAAATAACCATCAAAGAAACGCAAAATCCAAGTATTTTAAAATTTGAATTCGAAGATTTCATCACTAATAACGAGAGTTTTGAATTCAAAAATATCGATGAGACCAAGAATTCTCCGCTTGCCCAACAACTTTTTTACCTGCCGTTTGTAAAAACAGTTTATATCTCTGGAAATTTTATTGCCATCGAAAAATTTAGCATAGTAGAATGGGAAGATGTAAAAGATGCTGTGGCGGAACAAATCGAAAAATTTGTTGCCGACGGAGGCGTCATTGTTACTCCATCTGAAAACAAAACACAAAAACAACCCATCACTGTTTATGGCGAAACTACTCCAAATCCTTCCGCTTTGAAATTTGTAGTAAGCAGAATGCTGACCAAAAGTGCCGTTGAATTCAAAAATATCGATCAAACCGAAGCTTCACCATTGGCCAAAGAACTTTTCAAATTTCCGTATGTAAAAGAACTTTTTATCGACGAAAATTATATTTCAGTAACCAAATACGACATCAATAACTGGGATGAAATCACGTTGGAATTGAGAACTTTTATCAAACAATACATCGAAAACGGAGGAACTGTACTTGACGAAAGTTTGATTGTTGCCAAAGCCGAACAAGAAAAAGTGAAAAACCAAGAATTCGATCATCTTGATGTCACTTCCCAACAAATCATCAATATTTTAGAAGAATATGTAAAACCAGCCGTTCAAGCCGATGGTGGAAATATCGCTTTTGAATCCTATGATGAAACGGATAAAATTGTAAAAGTAGTTCTTCAAGGTGCTTGCAGCGGTTGCCCTTCTTCTACTTTTACTTTAAAAAGTGGCATAGAAAATATGCTGAAAAGTATGTTGAACGACGAAGAAATTAAAGTGGAAGCTGTCAACGGATAA
- a CDS encoding PorP/SprF family type IX secretion system membrane protein: MNHTFKIFIVLFFIAHSSFSQLGIPVYSDYLSDNYYLLHPSMAGAANCDKIRLTARKQWFDQTDAPALQTLSYNGRVGEKSGIGIILFNDKNGYHSQKGAKLTYAHHLMFSRDEIDLNQLSFGMSADFSQSQLDETEFLQSGDFDPIINGIIVQDASYFNLDIGASYNYLDFYVHGTIQNIIETKRKIYTEFESANLRKYLLSAGYVFGDADKILWEPSLMFQLVDQTKEKSIDINMKAYKNFEFGKLWAALSYRTSFDGAEYLSGSGVSSQKLQYFTPIFGVNYKKFMFAYTYSYLTGDVNFDTGGFHQITLGIDLNCKREKYHCNCPAIN, from the coding sequence ATGAATCATACATTTAAGATTTTTATAGTTCTATTTTTTATAGCACACAGTTCCTTTTCGCAATTAGGAATTCCTGTCTATTCTGACTATTTGTCTGACAATTATTATTTGCTGCATCCCTCGATGGCTGGTGCTGCAAATTGTGATAAAATCAGACTTACCGCACGAAAACAATGGTTCGATCAGACGGATGCTCCGGCGCTGCAAACGCTAAGTTATAACGGAAGAGTCGGCGAAAAATCGGGTATCGGGATTATTCTTTTTAATGATAAAAATGGGTATCATTCTCAAAAAGGTGCCAAGTTGACTTATGCGCATCATTTGATGTTCTCTCGTGATGAGATTGATTTGAATCAGTTGTCCTTTGGGATGAGTGCCGATTTTTCTCAAAGCCAATTGGATGAAACTGAGTTTTTGCAATCAGGAGATTTTGACCCTATTATCAACGGAATTATAGTGCAAGATGCCTCTTATTTCAATCTGGATATCGGGGCCTCATACAATTATCTCGATTTTTATGTGCACGGAACAATACAGAATATTATTGAAACCAAAAGAAAAATTTATACCGAATTTGAAAGTGCCAATTTGCGAAAGTATTTGTTGAGTGCGGGTTATGTTTTTGGGGATGCAGACAAAATTCTTTGGGAGCCATCGCTAATGTTTCAGTTGGTGGATCAAACTAAAGAAAAGTCGATTGATATCAATATGAAGGCTTATAAAAATTTCGAATTCGGAAAACTTTGGGCCGCCTTATCGTACAGAACCAGTTTTGATGGTGCAGAATATTTGAGCGGAAGCGGTGTTTCCTCGCAAAAATTGCAATATTTCACTCCAATTTTTGGGGTAAATTATAAGAAATTTATGTTTGCCTATACTTATTCTTACCTTACTGGAGATGTCAATTTTGACACTGGAGGTTTTCATCAAATTACGTTGGGAATTGATCTAAATTGCAAACGCGAAAAATACCATTGTAATTGTCCTGCTATTAATTAA
- a CDS encoding gamma carbonic anhydrase family protein: MLIKSVNGKTPAIPEDCYVAENATIVGEVSFGHSCSVWFNAVVRGDVHFITIGNKVNIQDGAIIHCTYKKHPTIIGNNVSIGHNALVHGCTIHDNVLIGMGAIVMDNCVVNSNSIIAAGAVVTQNTVVESGSIYAGVPAKKVKEIDQSDFAGEIERIANNYVMYSSWYKPQE, from the coding sequence ATGCTAATAAAATCTGTCAACGGAAAAACCCCTGCTATTCCTGAGGATTGTTATGTAGCCGAAAATGCCACTATTGTTGGTGAAGTTAGTTTTGGGCATTCTTGCAGCGTTTGGTTCAATGCTGTTGTACGCGGCGATGTCCATTTTATAACCATCGGTAACAAAGTGAATATTCAAGATGGCGCTATCATTCATTGCACCTACAAAAAGCACCCTACAATTATCGGAAATAATGTGTCTATTGGACATAATGCTTTGGTTCACGGATGCACCATTCACGATAATGTTTTGATAGGAATGGGAGCTATTGTGATGGATAATTGCGTGGTGAATAGTAATTCTATAATTGCTGCTGGTGCTGTTGTTACTCAAAACACAGTGGTGGAATCGGGCAGTATTTATGCTGGAGTTCCGGCTAAAAAAGTCAAAGAGATTGATCAGTCCGATTTTGCAGGCGAGATTGAGCGTATTGCCAATAATTATGTGATGTATTCTAGTTGGTATAAGCCGCAAGAATAA
- the murI gene encoding glutamate racemase, with protein sequence MDNNRPIGIFDSGIGGTSIWAEIHQLLPHEQTIYLADSKNAPYGQKSKAEIIALSIKNTEFLLGLDCKLIVVACNTATTNAIQELRAKYNLPFIGIEPAIKPAATHSKTQTIGILATQGTLNSELFNKNVEKFQDTKIIEQVGHGLVQLIENGKINSLEMIQLLESYLAPMIEANIDYLVLGCSHYPYLIPQIKKILPPHIQIIDSGEAVARQTQNVLKEKVGFSSIENRKPIFYTNSNPKVLSDILRNQYEIIEKDF encoded by the coding sequence ATGGATAACAATCGCCCAATAGGAATTTTTGACTCTGGCATCGGAGGTACTTCTATTTGGGCTGAAATTCATCAATTGCTTCCCCACGAACAAACCATTTATTTAGCCGATAGCAAAAACGCCCCCTACGGTCAAAAATCGAAAGCCGAAATTATTGCACTAAGTATCAAAAACACCGAATTCTTGCTTGGTTTGGACTGCAAATTAATAGTAGTGGCTTGCAATACCGCCACGACCAATGCTATTCAGGAATTGAGAGCCAAATACAACTTGCCCTTTATCGGGATTGAACCCGCCATCAAACCTGCAGCGACCCATTCGAAAACACAAACCATCGGAATTCTTGCCACGCAAGGCACTTTGAATAGCGAACTTTTTAATAAAAATGTCGAAAAATTTCAGGATACAAAAATCATCGAACAGGTAGGTCACGGCTTGGTACAACTCATCGAAAACGGAAAAATAAACTCGCTTGAAATGATACAATTACTAGAATCCTATCTCGCGCCAATGATCGAAGCTAACATTGATTATTTGGTCTTAGGATGCAGTCATTATCCTTATTTGATTCCGCAAATCAAAAAAATTCTTCCGCCGCATATTCAGATAATCGATTCAGGAGAAGCAGTCGCGAGGCAAACACAAAATGTTTTGAAAGAAAAAGTAGGCTTTTCATCGATTGAAAATAGAAAACCAATTTTTTATACCAACTCCAATCCAAAAGTGCTGTCGGATATTTTGAGAAACCAATATGAAATAATTGAAAAAGATTTTTGA
- a CDS encoding OmpH family outer membrane protein, translated as MKQIKTLLIAAILILGASQTINAQAKAAHVDVSDIMTKMPAMIDAQKQLETLSKTYDAEYKKMAEEFQTKLKKYDAEAATVTDAVNAERQKEVQDMQKRIQDYGQNAQKELQTKQEEITKPIYEKVRASIQKVGKAKGFQYVLDGSTLLLADGPNLTVDVKKDLGF; from the coding sequence ATGAAACAAATCAAAACTTTACTAATTGCTGCAATACTTATTTTAGGAGCCAGCCAAACAATTAATGCGCAAGCGAAGGCAGCTCACGTGGATGTAAGCGACATTATGACAAAAATGCCTGCAATGATTGACGCTCAAAAACAATTGGAGACCTTGAGCAAAACCTATGATGCAGAGTACAAAAAAATGGCTGAAGAATTTCAGACAAAACTTAAAAAGTATGACGCAGAGGCTGCAACAGTAACCGATGCAGTAAATGCAGAACGTCAAAAAGAGGTTCAAGATATGCAAAAAAGAATCCAAGATTACGGACAAAATGCACAAAAAGAATTGCAAACCAAACAAGAAGAAATCACTAAACCTATCTACGAAAAAGTAAGAGCTTCTATCCAAAAAGTGGGTAAAGCCAAAGGTTTTCAATATGTTCTTGACGGTTCTACACTTTTACTTGCAGACGGACCTAACTTAACTGTAGACGTTAAAAAAGATTTAGGTTTCTAA
- a CDS encoding OmpH family outer membrane protein — translation MRKGYLFIFLALFVANSIQAQTRGTKVGYIDMEYILQNVPGYTEAQTQLEQKAQKWKQEIEAKKTEISKLKEALKAEKALLTKGLVEERISEIAFLENELLDYQQKRFGPNGDLMTQKNGLTKPIQDQVFSIVQDIAEVKKYDFIFDKTSDMTMLFAARRYDISDQIVRILNKTEKREQLTKKQLKEEAEKEAKEEAMYDNPDLAKKQKSLDAKKAARDAVIANRLLAEEERRKAAEERKQKIIADRAAKKTGTVAPAAANTASPAASPADKESAAAAAKQAQADARAKTLEDRKKLAEENRKAQEEKRQQILSDRAAKKTTGTPTPSAAPPTAGNEAETKATKAAEASTAAAEAKQKQADARAKTLEDRKKAAEESKKAQEAKRQQALEAKDAKKTGTVSENTVKEDTKTNTEAAKTVPETAATKETTTKTAAEIEKQKQADARAKTIEDRNKIIEERKKALEEKRKKILEDREAAKKAQEEKLKTTKENTNNN, via the coding sequence ATGAGAAAAGGATATTTATTTATATTTTTGGCTCTATTTGTAGCAAATTCGATACAGGCTCAAACTAGAGGTACAAAAGTAGGTTATATTGACATGGAATACATTTTGCAAAATGTTCCAGGTTACACCGAAGCCCAAACCCAACTAGAACAAAAGGCCCAAAAATGGAAGCAAGAAATTGAAGCCAAAAAAACAGAAATAAGCAAACTAAAAGAAGCGCTAAAAGCAGAAAAAGCCTTGCTGACAAAAGGCTTGGTCGAAGAAAGAATTAGCGAAATAGCGTTCCTTGAAAACGAGTTATTAGACTATCAACAAAAAAGATTTGGTCCAAATGGAGACTTAATGACCCAGAAAAATGGTTTGACAAAACCCATTCAAGACCAGGTTTTTTCAATTGTGCAAGACATCGCCGAAGTAAAAAAATATGATTTTATTTTTGATAAAACTTCCGACATGACGATGCTTTTTGCCGCAAGAAGATATGACATCAGCGATCAAATTGTTCGTATTTTGAATAAAACCGAAAAAAGAGAACAGCTAACCAAAAAACAACTCAAAGAAGAAGCCGAAAAAGAAGCCAAGGAAGAAGCCATGTACGACAATCCTGATTTGGCAAAAAAACAAAAATCATTAGATGCAAAAAAAGCTGCTCGCGATGCCGTAATTGCCAACCGATTGTTAGCCGAAGAAGAACGAAGAAAAGCGGCAGAAGAAAGAAAACAAAAAATCATTGCCGATAGAGCAGCCAAAAAAACCGGTACGGTTGCACCTGCTGCTGCGAACACAGCTAGTCCTGCTGCAAGTCCCGCGGATAAAGAATCAGCTGCGGCGGCCGCCAAGCAAGCGCAAGCCGACGCTAGAGCAAAAACACTGGAAGACCGCAAAAAGCTAGCAGAAGAAAATAGAAAAGCACAAGAAGAAAAAAGGCAACAAATTCTTTCGGACAGAGCAGCCAAGAAAACGACCGGTACTCCGACACCCTCAGCAGCCCCACCAACTGCAGGAAATGAAGCCGAGACGAAAGCCACGAAGGCTGCAGAAGCCTCAACAGCTGCTGCAGAAGCAAAACAAAAACAAGCCGACGCCCGAGCAAAAACGCTTGAAGACCGCAAAAAAGCAGCGGAAGAAAGTAAAAAAGCACAAGAAGCGAAAAGACAACAAGCCCTAGAAGCTAAAGACGCAAAAAAAACTGGCACGGTTTCTGAGAATACTGTAAAAGAAGATACTAAAACCAATACGGAAGCAGCCAAAACTGTTCCAGAAACTGCTGCGACGAAAGAAACAACAACTAAAACAGCAGCAGAAATTGAAAAACAAAAACAAGCCGATGCCAGAGCAAAAACTATTGAGGATCGGAACAAAATAATCGAAGAACGCAAAAAGGCGCTGGAAGAAAAAAGAAAAAAAATACTAGAAGATCGAGAAGCCGCTAAAAAAGCGCAAGAAGAGAAATTAAAAACAACAAAAGAGAATACAAACAATAATTAA
- a CDS encoding BamA/OMP85 family outer membrane protein, protein MRLSLVIKKESVDLEKQVNKLNNFLVLQKSIKLLLGLLIFGSFSQIKAQDRVPFDQGKTYILAKVDIVGKISFNPNTVTTFAGLEKGQEITVPGEEISNAIKKLGKLGLFDEITFYINKIEKDSIYLDLHVEELPKLNEVKFVGVNKSKIEGLIKDNGLTKEKVVNENLITTTKYYIENKYKKDGFFNTKVNINTVIDTSMTNHVNMVVKIDKGSKVKIKDIVFEGNKEVKSETLRAAMKDTKRKTLISLKTSKFIQAKYNDDLEKVIAAYKERGYRDARILSDSVAYNEDLKALMIKIKVEEGNKYRFGNIKFLGNTVYSDEGLLGMLGIKKGDTYNGVLLEKRIADKTKPDGDDITNLYQNNGYLFSNINAVETKTANDSIDFEIRITEGPIAYFNKITISGNDKTNDHVVYRELRTKPGEKYNKDLLIRTIREIGQLGFFDPESIEPKFKNVDAAAGTVDIDYPLTEKGASQIELQGGYGGGGFIGTLGLSFNNFSARNLFNKEAYKPLPMGDGQKVSLRLQASSYFRTYSLSFSEPWFGRQKPVQLNTSFSYTQQFYNNFQTQRVDKSRSFNILTISAGIYKRLTVPDDYFGLSQTVSYQHYDLHNYNTGLFTFGDGASRNLAYTIGLSRSNKGINPIFPIYGAEFSIVGKFTLPYSLFNGVNYATLGDQKEYKYIYSGASYTGTNGIRVNSGDYLEAIPSQTNPTPNSVSDYQDAAADPAKVDQKKYNWLEYYKLKFKADWYTKVLGTPKSPLVLRALVEFGFLGAYNQDRGIIPFERFFLGGDGMQNFAMDGREVIALRGYPNSSLTPVNSLGEPVGATVYNKYSLELRYPITLKPSASIYALTFLEAGSSFDTFKNYNPFALSRSAGAGLRVYMPAFGLLGIDFGYGFDGLPLPNGLLRPQANGWETHFIIGQQF, encoded by the coding sequence ATGAGGCTATCATTAGTTATCAAAAAAGAGAGCGTAGATTTGGAAAAACAAGTGAACAAATTAAATAATTTTTTAGTGTTACAAAAAAGCATAAAGTTACTCCTAGGCCTTTTGATTTTTGGAAGTTTTTCGCAAATTAAAGCACAAGACAGAGTACCATTCGACCAAGGAAAAACCTATATCCTTGCCAAGGTTGATATCGTAGGAAAAATAAGTTTTAACCCCAATACTGTAACCACATTTGCTGGCCTCGAAAAAGGACAGGAAATAACCGTTCCAGGTGAAGAAATTAGCAATGCCATCAAAAAACTAGGAAAACTTGGTCTTTTTGATGAAATTACGTTTTATATCAATAAAATTGAAAAGGACAGTATTTACCTTGATTTGCATGTCGAAGAATTACCTAAATTAAATGAGGTAAAGTTTGTGGGCGTAAACAAAAGCAAAATAGAAGGACTTATCAAAGACAATGGTCTTACTAAAGAAAAAGTAGTTAACGAAAATTTAATTACCACTACCAAATATTATATCGAAAATAAATACAAAAAAGACGGGTTTTTCAATACCAAAGTCAACATAAATACCGTTATAGATACTTCAATGACCAACCATGTGAACATGGTAGTAAAAATTGACAAAGGATCGAAAGTCAAAATCAAAGACATTGTATTTGAAGGAAATAAAGAGGTTAAGTCCGAGACTCTTCGCGCTGCTATGAAAGATACGAAGCGAAAAACCTTGATAAGTCTAAAAACATCGAAGTTCATTCAAGCCAAATACAATGACGATTTAGAAAAAGTAATCGCAGCCTACAAAGAAAGAGGCTATCGCGATGCCCGCATACTTTCAGACTCTGTTGCTTATAACGAAGACTTAAAAGCTTTGATGATAAAAATAAAAGTTGAAGAAGGCAATAAATATCGATTTGGAAATATCAAATTCCTAGGCAATACTGTGTATTCTGACGAGGGACTGCTTGGTATGTTAGGCATCAAAAAAGGAGATACGTACAACGGAGTTTTATTAGAGAAAAGAATCGCCGATAAAACAAAACCTGATGGTGATGATATTACCAATTTATACCAAAATAACGGTTATTTGTTTTCCAATATTAACGCAGTAGAAACCAAGACAGCCAACGATTCTATCGACTTTGAGATTCGAATTACCGAAGGGCCTATTGCTTATTTCAACAAAATAACCATTTCCGGAAACGACAAAACAAACGACCACGTAGTGTATCGAGAATTGAGAACAAAACCAGGAGAAAAATACAATAAAGATTTATTGATCAGAACCATTCGTGAAATCGGGCAATTAGGATTTTTTGATCCGGAATCAATCGAGCCGAAATTCAAAAACGTAGATGCAGCCGCAGGTACTGTAGATATCGACTATCCTTTGACTGAAAAAGGAGCAAGCCAAATAGAACTTCAAGGAGGTTATGGCGGAGGTGGTTTCATCGGAACTTTAGGCTTGTCATTCAATAACTTTTCGGCTAGAAATCTATTCAATAAAGAAGCTTACAAACCCCTTCCTATGGGTGACGGTCAAAAAGTATCTTTGCGATTACAAGCAAGTTCCTATTTTAGAACCTACAGCTTATCCTTTTCGGAGCCTTGGTTTGGCAGACAAAAACCGGTGCAGTTGAATACCTCTTTTTCGTACACGCAGCAGTTTTATAATAACTTCCAAACCCAAAGAGTGGACAAAAGTCGTAGTTTTAATATCTTGACGATATCGGCTGGAATATACAAACGACTTACCGTGCCAGATGATTATTTTGGATTGTCACAAACGGTTAGTTACCAACATTATGATCTACATAACTACAATACCGGATTATTTACCTTTGGAGACGGAGCATCTAGAAACTTAGCTTATACAATAGGGCTATCAAGAAGTAATAAAGGTATCAACCCAATATTTCCAATTTATGGAGCTGAATTTAGTATAGTTGGTAAATTTACACTACCTTACTCTTTGTTTAATGGCGTAAATTATGCCACATTGGGCGACCAAAAAGAATACAAATACATTTATTCAGGCGCTTCATATACCGGTACTAATGGCATTAGAGTAAACAGCGGGGATTATTTAGAAGCAATCCCAAGTCAAACCAATCCAACTCCAAACAGTGTGTCGGATTATCAAGATGCCGCGGCCGACCCTGCAAAAGTAGATCAGAAAAAATACAATTGGTTAGAATATTACAAACTAAAATTCAAAGCAGATTGGTACACAAAAGTACTTGGAACTCCAAAAAGTCCGCTTGTATTGCGCGCTTTAGTTGAGTTCGGATTCCTAGGAGCCTACAACCAAGATAGAGGAATTATTCCATTCGAAAGATTCTTTTTAGGAGGAGACGGAATGCAAAACTTCGCTATGGACGGAAGAGAAGTAATCGCTTTACGAGGGTATCCTAATAGCTCTTTAACACCCGTAAATAGTCTTGGCGAACCCGTTGGCGCAACAGTTTACAACAAATATTCTTTGGAATTAAGATACCCAATAACCTTAAAACCATCGGCGTCGATTTATGCCTTAACGTTCCTAGAAGCAGGTTCCTCTTTCGATACTTTCAAAAATTATAACCCTTTTGCTTTGAGTCGCTCTGCTGGTGCTGGATTGCGTGTTTATATGCCTGCCTTCGGATTATTGGGAATAGATTTCGGATATGGATTTGATGGATTGCCTTTGCCAAACGGTTTACTAAGACCACAAGCTAATGGTTGGGAAACACACTTTATCATAGGACAACAATTTTAA
- a CDS encoding isoprenyl transferase, producing the protein MNLLDEIDISRLPNHLAIIMDGNGRWAKKQGFLRAFGHEKGSKSVKDNIKTCADLGIEYLTLYAFSTENWNRPKIEVETLMKLLIKSLRKELQTLQENNVKMNAIGNLEKLPKSAQDELFDVIEKTKHNTKMTLTLALSYGSREEIVNAVRNISDKVKNNIISIDDIDDSIINEHLYTQNLPEVDLLIRTSGEHRISNFLLWQIAYAELYFTDVLWPDFKEKDLYEAIISYQKRERRFGKTSEQIK; encoded by the coding sequence ATGAATTTACTAGACGAAATCGACATAAGCAGATTGCCAAATCACCTCGCTATCATCATGGATGGCAATGGTCGTTGGGCAAAAAAACAAGGCTTTCTGAGGGCATTTGGCCACGAAAAAGGCTCAAAATCGGTCAAAGATAACATAAAAACCTGCGCCGATTTGGGAATCGAATACCTTACTTTGTATGCGTTTTCAACAGAAAATTGGAACAGACCCAAAATAGAGGTTGAAACTTTAATGAAATTATTAATCAAATCATTAAGGAAAGAACTCCAAACTCTGCAGGAAAACAACGTCAAAATGAACGCTATTGGCAATTTAGAAAAATTACCCAAATCAGCTCAGGACGAACTTTTCGACGTTATAGAAAAAACAAAGCACAACACAAAAATGACACTCACCCTAGCATTGAGCTACGGTTCAAGGGAAGAAATAGTAAATGCTGTAAGAAACATTAGCGATAAAGTTAAAAATAATATAATTTCAATAGACGATATTGACGATTCAATTATAAATGAGCATCTTTACACCCAAAATTTACCCGAGGTAGATTTATTAATTAGAACAAGTGGAGAGCATAGAATAAGTAATTTTTTGTTATGGCAAATTGCCTACGCAGAGTTATATTTTACTGATGTATTATGGCCGGACTTCAAAGAGAAAGATTTATATGAGGCTATCATTAGTTATCAAAAAAGAGAGCGTAGATTTGGAAAAACAAGTGAACAAATTAAATAA